The following coding sequences are from one Biomphalaria glabrata chromosome 8, xgBioGlab47.1, whole genome shotgun sequence window:
- the LOC106055994 gene encoding uncharacterized protein LOC106055994 has translation MNSTLYYEVVSLEPTGGSSLIVLFDPLDVSDHIKDIIQFVVLEVLTAAVCLLGMARNILNIVLFCRQGLTSSVNVSFLALSVADFLNVVITEWVSICFNDRFVSLQELTFFPPDVSYLTGGFPHACLSRITAWITVYMTAERCLCIALPFKVRALITVKGTVVIIISISCLTMIPLIPEYCFFFLDWTYFPQLNRTLLGLLPRLDRLDLEGISFLVYTVMMFTSFPAIVVMTTVLIVQLNKLSRWRGGAQASKDQAKALAVKDKMAVRTVVVVACVLIVTFTPTVVFSALSFTIPGFHLKGRYSNIYIIFVSIAFFFDATNASVNTFLYYVMNRSFRKTFHALFSLGHKK, from the coding sequence atgaatTCAACATTGTACTATGAGGTGGTCAGTCTTGAACCCACAGGTGGAAGTTCACTGATTGTCCTATTTGATCCGTTGGACGTGAGTGACCACATCAAAGACATCATCCAGTTTGTGGTCCTAGAAGTGCTCACAGCCGCCGTGTGTCTGCTTGGCATGGCTAGGAATATCTTAAACATTGTGCTGTTCTGTAGGCAGGGTCTTACGTCCAGTGTCAACGTCAGCTTCCTGGCCCTGTCCGTGGCAGACTTCCTAAACGTTGTGATCACGGAGTGGGTCAGTATCTGCTTCAATGACCGCTTCGTGAGCCTCCAGGAGCTGACCTTCTTCCCACCAGACGTGTCGTACCTCACTGGGGGCTTCCCCCACGCCTGTCTCTCCAGAATCACGGCCTGGATCACAGTGTACATGACCGCCGAGAGGTGCCTTTGCATCGCTTTACCTTTCAAAGTGAGAGCTTTGATCACTGTTAAAGGCACTGTTGTGATCATCATCTCAATATCCTGCTTGACCATGATCCCGCTCATACCCGAGTACTGCTTCTTCTTCCTGGACTGGACCTACTTCCCGCAGCTCAACAGAACCCTCCTGGGACTCCTCCCACGACTGGACAGGCTGGACCTAGAGGGGATCAGCTTCCTCGTCTACACCGTCATGATGTTTACCTCCTTCCCTGCCATCGTTGTCATGACAACCGTGCTCATCGTCCAGTTAAACAAGCTCTCTCGGTGGAGGGGCGGGGCCCAGGCGTCCAAGGACCAGGCCAAAGCTTTAGCGGTCAAAGACAAAATGGCCGTTAGGACGGTAGTGGTCGTCGCCTGCGTCCTGATTGTGACCTTCACGCCCACGGTGGTGTTCTCGGCCCTTAGTTTCACCATCCCGGGCTTTCATCTGAAAGGCAGGTACAGCAACATCTACATCATCTTCGTCTCCATCGCCTTCTTCTTCGACGCCACCAACGCCAGCGTCAACACGTTCTTGTACTACGTAATGAACCGCAGCTTTCGAAAAACCTTCCACGCGCTCTTCTCCCTCGGCCACAAGAAGTGA
- the LOC129927705 gene encoding histidine-rich glycoprotein-like: protein MTSIEPSRHYLAIGHHYWAIGRHYLAIGHHYLAIAHHYLDIGHHYLDVGHHYLAIGHHYLAIGHHYLAIGRHYLAIGHHYLAISRHYLAIGHHYLAIAHHYLDIGHHYLAIGRHYLAIGHHYLAIGHHYLAIGHHYLAFGHHYWAIGHHYLAIGHHYLAIGHHYLAIGHHYSAIGHHYSAIGHHYLAIGHHYLAIGHHYSAIGHHYLAVSHHYLDVGRYILVVGRHYMAYGRYCVVDGCC, encoded by the coding sequence TCGCCACTATTTGGCTATTGGTCACCACTATTGGGCTATTGGTCGCCACTATTTGGCTATTGGTCACCACTATTTGGCTATTGCTCACCACTATTTGGATATTGGTCACCACTATTTGGATGTTGGTCACCACTATTTGGCTATTGGTCACCACTATTTGGCTATTGGTCACCACTATTTGGCTATTGGTCGCCACTATTTGGCTATTGGTCACCACTATTTGGCTATTAGTCGCCACTATTTGGCTATTGGTCACCACTATTTGGCTATTGCTCACCACTATTTGGATATTGGTCACCACTATTTGGCTATTGGTCGCCACTATTTGGCTATTGGTCACCACTATTTGGCTATTGGTCACCACTATTTGGCTATTGGTCACCACTATTTAGCTTTTGGTCACCACTATTGGGCTATTGGTCACCACTATTTGGCTATTGGTCACCACTATTTGGCTATTGGTCACCACTATTTGGCTATTGGTCACCACTATTCGGCTATTGGTCACCACTATTCGGCTATTGGTCACCACTATTTGGCTATTGGTCACCACTATTTGGCTATTGGTCACCACTATTCGGCTATTGGTCACCACTATTTGGCTGTTAGTCACCACTATTTGGATGTTGGTCGCTACATTTTGGTTGTTGGTCGCCACTATATGGCTTATGGTCGCTATTGTGTGGTTGATGGCTGCTGCTGA